CGCTGATGGCGACCATCGTTCTGGCGTTCCCCTGTGCGATCGGCGCCGCCGCCGCCCGCCTGATCCTGTGAGGCAATGATGAGCGACGCAGACGAAAACACCGGCAAACGACCCCTGGCAGAGTGGATATTCGGACTGCTGTCCGGCTGTGGCATCGTTGTGCTGATCCTGTTTTTGAGCTGGCAGGCGCTGTTTTCGTCCTCTCATGCGCCGGATCTGGTCGTGTCCGTCATCGGCGTCGAGCGCAAAGGCGACGCAAACATCGCGACTTTCGAGGTTGCGAACCATGGCGACCGGGCAGCATCGGCGGTGACTGTACTGGCGAAAGGACAGCAGGTGGTCGAGTTTGATTATGTGGCGGCCCATTCAATCCGGCGTGGCGCGGTCGGCGTGGCGGCGGGAACCTAGGTCGCGGATCTAGGGATCGCGATCGGCGGGTTCGCGGAACCCTGACACTGCCGGGACGCGGCGGGGCGGCACCCGGGAGCTTCGGGAGGAATTCCGGGAACATTCCCCCCGTTCCGCCCCAGCGACAAAAGCGTTTCCCGCATTTATTTCGACGAATGTCTTTCGTAACTCATTGAACTGACGTATATTCAGAGGAACGCGACTGGCGTCGGGGGACAGCTTCAGCCCGGGCGAAGGGCCGGGAAAACATGTAACACCGCAAGGCAAAATTGCATGAAGGGGCCCATTCGCAGCGAATATGGATTAACATAAAGCAATTGATCGGGCGCATCTGGAGCTTTGAATGACCCGCGAAACGAATGACGATCCGGAGGCGGATTCCCGGCTGGATGCCGCCTTGTCGGAACTGCTGGCGCAGGTGGATGCCGAGCCAATCTCGCCGCGCCCTCGCGAACTGGCGCAGCGGCTTGAGGCCGCGTTGCGGCAAAGCCGCAAGTCGCGCGCGCAGTAAAGGTCCTGTCAGCGGGGATGCTCGGGCTCCAGCGCGCGGCGCAGGATATTGCGGGCGCGGTTCACCCGGCTTTTGATCGTGCCGATGTCGCATTCCAGGATCCGCGCCGCGTCCAGATAGCTTTCACCGATCACCGCCACCAGAATGATCGCCTCGCGGTAATGGACCGGCATCGCCTCCAGCGCGGCGCACAACTCGCGCTGGCGCAGATGCCATTCCTGCGCAGGCGGAACCGAGGGTTGCAGGGACGCGCAATCGCTGCCGCCGGTGCGTTCGCGGGCGGATTTCTTCACATCGGTAAAGAACTTGTTGCGCATGATCGTGAACAGCCAGGCGCGCATATTGGTGCCGGGCCGGTAGAGATCGGCCTTCTCGATGGCGCGCAGCATCGTGTCCTGTACCAGATCCTCGGCATCGCCCGCCGCGCCGCAAAGCGAGCGGGCATAGGCGCGCAAGGCCCTTACATGGGTCAGGACGTCATCCGACATTGTCAACCATCCAGCGCCTGCCTTCCCCTGCTAACCCAATGCCGTGCGCGGGATTCGGTTCCCTGAAGGCAGCGTTCCGGAACGGCGTTCACCGCCGCACAGATGGCAAAAGCGAGATGGACCGGGCTCAGTCGATGCGGTTCTTTCCGGGGCCGCTGCCGCCGGGCTGTTTGGTGTTGAGGTCGCCATGCCGGTTCGGGTCCTCGGTCACCATGTTGGCGGGGTCGATGCGCTGCTGCCGCTGATCCAGCTCCGTCGGCGCGGGGCGGCGCAATCTCTCCAGATCCGTCGGGGGCGGGGGTTGCCGGGCATTCCCGCGCGCGGAGGGGGCAGGGGAAGAATGTCGGCATGACGCAGCCGAACCACGGTCAGACCCGATGCGATGCCGATCCCTAGGGCCAGCAGGCCGGCGACGACCCCCGATGGCGGCAGGACCAGTTCCCAGCCGGGGCTAAGACGGGCGGGCAGCAGCCCGTAATCGACCACCCCGGCCAGCGCAGCGGTGCCCAGCCCCGCCACCCATGCCGCACCCATTCGCGGGCTGCCGATCACGCGCAGCAGAAGGATGGCGACGCCCGCCCAGAAGAACGCCGATACGATATGGATGATCGCACCGGGGGCAGTATGGGTGAGATCCATATCTGCGATGGTCGCGACCGCCGGGCCATGCAGGACATGCGAGGTGGCATTCAGCGGCATCCACGGCGGCAGACCGCCCATGATCGCCAACATACCAAGAACGAGCACCGAAAGAACCGCCGCAAGTGTGCCTGCAAGGGGCAGGGCAAGGCCGAAACGTGCCATCGGATTGCGGACCGTCATGAGGACTCTCCTTCATTCGGGCGCCGTTAACCGCAAAACCCCCGATATGTTCCCGCATCACCGCCGGACGAAAAACTTCGTACGGGTTTTCGCGGGATGAGCCTCACGGATCAGTTTTCGATGCGGCAGGCAGGAACATCCCGCTCGCTACCTTGTTGCTTTCCCGTCTGCCGCAGAAGGCGGCATGAGTTCACAGGAGGATCCGATGAAGACCAAGGCCCTTGATGACCTGTTTCATGACACGTTGCGGGATATCTATTACGCGGAACGCCAGATCCTGAAGGCACTTCCGAAGATGGCGCGCGGCGCACAATCGGAGGATCTGCGTTCGGCCTTCGAGGCGCATCGCGAGGAGACCGAAGTGCATGTCGAACGGCTGCAGAACGTGTTTGAACTAATCGGCAAACGCCCTCGCGGGAAGACCTGTCCGGCTATTGATGGGATCATTGAGGAGGGCGAGGAAATACTGGAATCTTTCAAGGATTCTCCGGCGCTGGATGCGGGGCTTGTGTCGGCGGCGCAGGCGGTCGAACATTACGAGATCACCCGTTATGGCACGCTGAAACGGTGGGCAGAGGTATTGGGCATGAAAGACGCGGCCGCGCTGCTGTCGAGTACTCTGGATGAGGAATCGGCCACGGATGAAAAGTTGACCGGCATTGCCGACAAGACCGCCAATCCCGAAGCCGCCGAACCGGTCTGACACGCCACGCCGAACCATGCCCCGGCCCCGTCTGCGGGCGCCACCTTGGCCCCCTGCGCCCGTCCGGCGCGGGGGTTTTGCCTGTTACGTCGCCTGCGCTATCCAAGAGTCGCGAGATAGGACGATGACCACCAGCCGACATCGTGTTCCAGAACCTCCTGCAGCAGCGCCAGATGGCGGCGGCGCCTTTCGTCGGCCGGCATTTCAAGGGCCCGGTGCATCGCCTCTGCCATTTCGACCGGATCGTGCGGATTGACGATCAGGGCGCTTTGCATAGTCTCGGCCGCGCCGGCAAAGCGCGACAGGATCAGCACGCCCGGATTGCCCACGTCCTGCGCCGCGACATATTCCTTGGCCACAAGATTCATTCCGTCGGCCAAGGGCGTAACAAGGCCGACCCTTGCCTGCCGATAAAGGCCCGCAAGTTCGTTTCGCGGAATGGCGCGGTGAATATAGCGGATCGGCGTCCAGTTCACCGTGGCGAATTTGCCATTGATCCTTCCTGCCAGATGTTCGGTTTCTTCCCGAATATCACGATAGGCGGATACATCTTCCCGTGTCGGCGGAGCCACCTGAAGAAGGTCCACCTTTTCGATGAGCTCCGGATGGTTTTCCAGCAGCGTTTGCAGCGCCCTGAATTTCTGAGGAATGCCCTTGGAATAATCCAGCCTCTCGACGCCGATCATCATGCTGGAATAGGTTAGGCTTCTCATTCTGTCTTCGATATCGGCATTGCGCGCTTCGTCCATGAAACCCAGCGAATCGATGCCGATCGGGAACACCCCAACCCGCAGCTTCCGCTCGCATAAGCGGAATCGCTGATCGTCAAGACGCTGGACCCGGCTGAGGCGGCTCGAACAGTCCTCGAAATTCACAAGGTCGCGCCGGGTCTGAAAACCGACCAGATCATAATGCGACAACCACTCGAACAGATCGGCCGGATTGGGAAGGGCGGCACAATCGGCCAGACTTGGAAAGGGAATGTGAAGGAAAAGGCCGATACGTCCGGCAAAGCCCTGCAGGCGCAGTTCCGATGCCAGCGGCAGTAAATGATAATCCTGAACCCAGATACGGTCAGCCGTTCGCAGATGCGGAATCATCAGCTTTGCGATACGGGAATTTGCGCGCCTGTAGGCCTGCAGGTATTCGGGCGCGATCCTCATCAGATCCGCCCGACCGTGAAACGCGGGCCACAGAACCGTATTCGAGAATCCCAGATAATAGTTGTCGTAAACGGCGCCATTCAGGGTAAAGGACGCGCGCCCAAAGCCGCCGCCCTGATGAAAGCTGAGGGATCCGGCACCGGTGTCGCCCTTGTCGGAATGGCCGATCCAAAGCCCTCCGGTTCTTTGTAACGAATCCTTCAGGGCGACGACCAGACCACCAGAGGGGCTGTCGCCTGACGGCAGGCGGTTGGACACCACGACAAGCCGGCCGGCAGAGCCCGGCGTCTGGGCTGCCGTCGCGAACGTTCTGGTCTTGTCGATGAAGGTCGGCCATGTGCTCCGGGCAGGTTTGGCGCCGTATTGTTCGTCTTCCGTCACATCCATTGTCTCACCCAAGAGCTTCGAGACGCTGCTAACCCGCATCGGCCCCGAATGTTCCAGCCTGCGGCGACCCAGTGTCCGGTCGGACGATGCCGCCGTCATTTCGCGCGGCAGGCACCGGCGGGCAGGAACATTTCAGCGCCTAGCCGGTTGTCCGGGCCATCTGCCGCATGACGCGGCCGGGCCCGGAGGGCCGGATGCTGAACGCCGTCGTTGTGGCAAAATCCCTGAACGGAGAAGCATGATGGAAATCCACGACATGTATCTGAACTGGTTGCGCGATGCGCATGCCATGGAAGAACAGGCCCTGACGATGCTGGGCAGCATGAGCGGGCGGCTGGTGCATTACGACCATCTTCACGCCCGCGTCGAACAACATATCGCCGAAACCGAACGGCAGGAAAAGGCCCTGCGCCAGCTGCTGGAACGCGATTCCGGCACCTCACTGATGAAGGACCTGACCGGCAAGGCCGCCGCGACGGGGCAGGCGCTGGGTGGCGTGTTCGCCTCGGACGAGGT
The Paracoccus alcaliphilus DNA segment above includes these coding regions:
- a CDS encoding sigma-70 family RNA polymerase sigma factor; this translates as MSDDVLTHVRALRAYARSLCGAAGDAEDLVQDTMLRAIEKADLYRPGTNMRAWLFTIMRNKFFTDVKKSARERTGGSDCASLQPSVPPAQEWHLRQRELCAALEAMPVHYREAIILVAVIGESYLDAARILECDIGTIKSRVNRARNILRRALEPEHPR
- a CDS encoding ferritin-like domain-containing protein, with product MEIHDMYLNWLRDAHAMEEQALTMLGSMSGRLVHYDHLHARVEQHIAETERQEKALRQLLERDSGTSLMKDLTGKAAATGQALGGVFASDEVVKGAIVSYAFEYMEIASYSVLIATARIIGDDEAIAVYEQNLAEEQSMANWLAQNMEATTDFYLRTLDSDGPEKRQE
- a CDS encoding alpha,alpha-trehalose-phosphate synthase (UDP-forming); protein product: MTAASSDRTLGRRRLEHSGPMRVSSVSKLLGETMDVTEDEQYGAKPARSTWPTFIDKTRTFATAAQTPGSAGRLVVVSNRLPSGDSPSGGLVVALKDSLQRTGGLWIGHSDKGDTGAGSLSFHQGGGFGRASFTLNGAVYDNYYLGFSNTVLWPAFHGRADLMRIAPEYLQAYRRANSRIAKLMIPHLRTADRIWVQDYHLLPLASELRLQGFAGRIGLFLHIPFPSLADCAALPNPADLFEWLSHYDLVGFQTRRDLVNFEDCSSRLSRVQRLDDQRFRLCERKLRVGVFPIGIDSLGFMDEARNADIEDRMRSLTYSSMMIGVERLDYSKGIPQKFRALQTLLENHPELIEKVDLLQVAPPTREDVSAYRDIREETEHLAGRINGKFATVNWTPIRYIHRAIPRNELAGLYRQARVGLVTPLADGMNLVAKEYVAAQDVGNPGVLILSRFAGAAETMQSALIVNPHDPVEMAEAMHRALEMPADERRRRHLALLQEVLEHDVGWWSSSYLATLG
- a CDS encoding ferritin-like domain-containing protein, with the translated sequence MKTKALDDLFHDTLRDIYYAERQILKALPKMARGAQSEDLRSAFEAHREETEVHVERLQNVFELIGKRPRGKTCPAIDGIIEEGEEILESFKDSPALDAGLVSAAQAVEHYEITRYGTLKRWAEVLGMKDAAALLSSTLDEESATDEKLTGIADKTANPEAAEPV